The Frondihabitans australicus genome includes a region encoding these proteins:
- a CDS encoding FhaA domain-containing protein, whose amino-acid sequence MGLLDNFEQRLERVVNGAFSKTFRSGVQPLEITAALRRELDVKAAVVSRERILVPNEFRVLLSPKDFANMNAMGSALIEELRQLVTTHAKAQNYAFAGPVRVALEESADLSVGIIRIESAHVREEDVTWTPVVEIDGRQHALKRGRTIIGRGSDADITVQDTGTSRKHVEILWDGKHAQATDLGSTNGSKLDGASLTKAVVQPDSVIQIGRTRIVFRVLPVSTTPGRPGEPRRDDRDGGLR is encoded by the coding sequence ATGGGGCTACTCGACAACTTCGAACAGCGTCTGGAGCGCGTCGTCAACGGCGCGTTCTCGAAGACGTTCCGTTCGGGTGTCCAGCCCCTGGAGATCACGGCGGCGTTGCGCCGAGAGCTGGACGTGAAGGCGGCGGTGGTGTCGCGCGAGCGCATCCTGGTGCCGAACGAGTTCCGCGTGCTCCTGAGCCCCAAAGACTTCGCGAACATGAACGCGATGGGCAGCGCTCTGATCGAAGAGCTGCGGCAGCTGGTCACGACGCACGCGAAGGCCCAGAACTACGCGTTCGCGGGGCCGGTGCGGGTCGCCCTTGAAGAGAGCGCCGACCTCAGCGTCGGCATCATCAGGATCGAGTCGGCTCACGTCCGCGAGGAAGACGTCACGTGGACCCCGGTGGTCGAGATCGACGGCCGGCAGCACGCCCTTAAGAGAGGTCGCACGATCATCGGCCGCGGGAGCGACGCCGACATCACCGTGCAAGACACCGGCACGAGCCGGAAGCACGTCGAGATCCTGTGGGACGGCAAGCACGCGCAGGCCACCGACCTGGGCTCGACGAACGGCTCGAAGCTCGACGGGGCGTCGCTCACGAAGGCCGTCGTCCAGCCCGATTCCGTCATCCAGATCGGCCGTACGCGTATCGTGTTCCGAGTGCTTCCCGTGTCGACGACCCCCGGGCGTCCTGGCGAACCCCGCCGTGACGACCGAGACGGAGGTCTCCGGTGA
- a CDS encoding FHA domain-containing protein FhaB/FipA, translating into MTSELTLLVLRIAFIVVLWLFIFFIVYALRSDLFGQRAKRLPNEQQTATPPGGQPAQAAAAPAPAAPRPTSTRPSSAPSPITEQGSPASRLLITKGAKSGLEMPLGDGPLTIGRSNESNLVIRDDYTSTHHARLMLWNGRWVIQDLDSTNGTFVNGERVTVPTPVPLNTTVTIGTTSFELRR; encoded by the coding sequence GTGACCAGTGAGCTGACCCTCCTCGTGCTCCGGATCGCGTTCATCGTGGTCCTCTGGCTCTTCATCTTCTTCATCGTCTACGCGCTGCGCAGCGACCTGTTCGGGCAGCGGGCGAAACGCCTGCCGAACGAGCAGCAGACGGCGACGCCCCCCGGCGGGCAGCCCGCCCAGGCCGCGGCAGCGCCGGCTCCTGCGGCCCCGCGCCCCACGTCGACCCGACCGAGCTCGGCCCCGTCGCCGATCACCGAGCAGGGCTCGCCCGCGTCGCGCCTGCTGATCACGAAGGGCGCGAAGTCGGGCCTGGAGATGCCGCTCGGCGACGGCCCGCTCACGATCGGCCGGTCGAACGAGAGCAATCTCGTGATCCGCGACGACTACACCTCGACCCACCACGCACGACTCATGCTGTGGAACGGCCGCTGGGTGATCCAAGATCTGGACTCGACGAACGGCACGTTCGTGAACGGCGAGCGAGTCACCGTTCCCACGCCCGTCCCGCTGAACACGACGGTCACCATCGGCACCACGAGCTTCGAGTTGCGGCGGTAG
- a CDS encoding PP2C family protein-serine/threonine phosphatase yields MAIKSAALSNVGKIRANNQDSGYAGNNLFVVADGMGGHAGGDVASAIAIRRIRETDKPYTSPADAEFALQSSLIAANQLLAETVFEHQELTGMGTTVSAMMRVGDSVAIAHIGDSRIYLFRDGELSQITADHTFVQRLVDSGRITPEEAAVHPRRSVLMRVLGDVDAAPEVDTAILGTQPGDRWLICSDGLSSYLAEDRIRKALASELDPDAVARRLVKETLDHGAPDNVTVVVVDVDDSESSAAEVPTTVGSAAAPLTFEGEAGRRPLRLPTILLHPLKVATTPEDAHFEPESDEYLAELIAEDRRRARRRRISWLTALGIGIVIVVIAAIASYRWTQDHYYVGEQNGTVVIYKGVQSSLGPIRLSSVYETTTVKVSTLSTYNQQSVDDTINASSLKNARSIVERLADAAQ; encoded by the coding sequence GTGGCGATCAAGAGCGCAGCGCTGTCGAACGTCGGCAAGATCCGGGCCAACAACCAGGACTCCGGGTATGCCGGCAACAACCTCTTCGTCGTCGCCGACGGAATGGGCGGGCACGCGGGCGGCGACGTCGCGTCGGCCATCGCGATCCGCAGGATCCGCGAGACCGACAAGCCCTACACCTCCCCCGCCGACGCCGAGTTCGCCCTGCAGTCGTCGCTGATCGCCGCGAACCAGCTGCTCGCCGAGACCGTGTTCGAGCACCAGGAGCTCACGGGCATGGGCACCACGGTCAGCGCCATGATGCGGGTGGGCGACTCCGTCGCGATCGCGCACATCGGCGACTCGCGAATCTACCTGTTCCGCGACGGCGAGCTCAGCCAGATCACCGCCGACCACACGTTCGTGCAGCGCCTCGTCGACTCGGGCCGCATCACGCCCGAAGAGGCCGCCGTCCACCCCCGCCGCTCGGTGCTGATGCGCGTGCTCGGCGACGTCGATGCGGCCCCCGAGGTCGACACGGCGATCCTCGGCACACAGCCGGGCGACCGCTGGCTCATCTGCTCCGACGGTCTCTCCAGCTATCTGGCCGAAGACAGGATCCGAAAGGCCCTCGCCTCCGAGCTCGATCCCGACGCGGTCGCCCGCCGCCTCGTGAAAGAGACCCTCGACCACGGTGCGCCCGACAACGTCACGGTCGTCGTGGTCGACGTCGACGACAGCGAGTCGAGCGCGGCCGAGGTGCCCACGACGGTCGGCTCGGCGGCGGCCCCGCTCACGTTCGAGGGGGAGGCCGGGCGTCGGCCGCTGCGGCTCCCCACGATCCTGCTGCACCCGCTCAAGGTCGCGACCACGCCGGAAGACGCGCACTTCGAGCCCGAGAGCGACGAATACCTCGCCGAGCTGATCGCCGAAGACCGCCGTCGTGCGCGCCGCCGCCGCATCAGCTGGCTGACCGCGCTGGGCATCGGCATCGTGATCGTGGTGATCGCCGCGATCGCGTCGTACCGCTGGACTCAAGACCACTATTACGTCGGCGAGCAGAACGGCACGGTCGTCATCTACAAGGGTGTGCAGTCGAGCCTCGGGCCGATCCGCCTGTCGAGCGTCTACGAGACCACGACGGTGAAGGTGTCGACTCTGTCGACCTACAACCAGCAGAGCGTCGACGACACCATCAACGCCTCGAGCCTGAAGAACGCGCGCTCGATCGTCGAGAGGCTGGCCGATGCCGCCCAGTAA
- a CDS encoding FtsW/RodA/SpoVE family cell cycle protein, translated as MTEKITIRLRTPSRLRNIELGLLFVACGICAGAMILVQLGAIGHIETGILWSGVLILVLALVMHIVLRVVASQADPFVLPIGLTLNGLGIAEIYRIDIPTWTTSTPTHAGERQIYWTIGAMVIAIIVLLGIRNYRVLARYRYIAMFTSIVLLLLPLVPGLGREGLNARVWIDLGPFSFQPGEIAKITLAIFFAGYLVQARDSLSLMGPKILGLQFPRPRDLGPILVIWAVAMLVLIFERDLGTSLLYFGLFLVMIYVATGKASWVLIGLVLFVGGAIVASLSLSYVHGRFAAWLTPFDSSVYNAYGGSYQLVTGLFGFANGGLIGTGLGQGSPQTTPLAQSDYIIASLGEELGLAGLVAILGLYLLLVSRGFRIAFVGQDDFGKLLGVGLSFAIALQVFVVMGGVTRVIPLTGLTMPFLAAGGSSLLSNWIIVALILRLSDGIRSGPRMVIG; from the coding sequence ATGACGGAGAAGATCACGATCAGGCTCCGCACGCCGTCGCGCCTGCGCAACATCGAGCTCGGGCTGCTGTTCGTGGCCTGCGGCATCTGCGCGGGCGCGATGATCCTGGTCCAGCTCGGCGCCATCGGCCACATCGAGACCGGGATCCTGTGGTCGGGCGTGCTGATCCTGGTGCTCGCCCTGGTCATGCACATCGTGCTGCGGGTCGTCGCAAGCCAGGCCGACCCGTTCGTACTGCCCATCGGGCTCACGCTGAACGGCCTCGGGATCGCCGAGATCTACCGCATCGACATCCCGACCTGGACCACCTCGACGCCGACCCACGCCGGCGAGCGACAGATCTACTGGACCATCGGCGCCATGGTCATCGCGATCATCGTGCTGCTGGGCATCCGCAACTACCGGGTGCTGGCGAGATATCGCTACATCGCGATGTTCACGTCGATCGTGCTGCTGCTCCTGCCGCTCGTGCCGGGCCTCGGCCGCGAGGGCCTCAACGCCCGCGTGTGGATCGACCTCGGGCCGTTCTCGTTCCAGCCGGGTGAGATCGCGAAGATCACTCTCGCGATCTTCTTCGCCGGCTACCTCGTGCAGGCGCGTGACTCGCTGTCGCTCATGGGGCCGAAGATCCTCGGGCTGCAGTTCCCTCGGCCGCGAGACCTCGGCCCGATCCTGGTCATCTGGGCGGTCGCGATGCTCGTGCTGATCTTCGAGCGCGACCTGGGCACGTCGCTGCTGTACTTCGGGCTCTTCCTCGTGATGATCTACGTCGCGACCGGCAAGGCCTCCTGGGTGCTGATCGGCCTGGTCCTCTTCGTCGGCGGCGCCATCGTCGCGAGCCTGTCGCTCTCCTACGTCCACGGCCGCTTCGCCGCCTGGCTCACCCCGTTCGACTCGAGCGTCTACAACGCGTACGGCGGCAGCTACCAGCTGGTCACCGGCCTGTTCGGCTTCGCCAACGGCGGCCTCATCGGCACCGGTCTCGGGCAGGGCAGCCCGCAGACGACACCGCTGGCCCAGAGCGACTACATCATCGCCTCGCTCGGCGAAGAGCTCGGCCTCGCGGGGCTCGTCGCGATCCTCGGGCTCTACCTGCTTCTCGTGTCGCGAGGCTTCAGGATCGCGTTCGTGGGCCAGGACGACTTCGGCAAGCTGCTCGGCGTCGGGCTCTCGTTCGCGATCGCGCTCCAGGTCTTCGTGGTCATGGGCGGAGTCACCCGCGTGATCCCGCTGACGGGCCTGACCATGCCGTTCCTCGCGGCGGGCGGATCGTCGCTCCTGTCGAACTGGATCATCGTCGCCCTGATCCTCCGACTCTCCGACGGCATCAGGTCGGGGCCCAGGATGGTGATCGGCTGA
- a CDS encoding peptidoglycan D,D-transpeptidase FtsI family protein: MNKQLKRVSVVVLAMFVALLVSSTYITGIQADSLRADPRNSRAILESYSAQRGAILVDGKPVAESVASNDQYKFLRKYTDGALYAPVTGYYTLGEGATGIENSLNKQLTGKSNEQFFDQLNSLITGKDPEGATVATTIDAKVQQVAYDALGDNTGAVVAIQPSTGKILAMVSKGSYDPNLLASHDRASVLKNYDTLLHDSSQPLINRAIAGDLYFPGSTFKLVVAAAAFESGKYTKDSKLPNPAQFTLTGTTTKINNAEGGACGGGSTVTIETALVDSCNIPFAELGEKLGYDTINAMAKKFGFDSAVEIPQKSTPSVFPATNGDDATLELQSFGQGSVRETPLQVAMTTATIANGGQEMSPTLIDNIQNPDLSYLEKFKATSLGNPISESTASTLTQLMTEVVNEGTGTNARISGVDVAGKTGTAENGTGQPYTLWFTGFAPAKNPEVAVAVVVGNGAGQGQSLVGNTAAAPIARQVMEAVLNK; the protein is encoded by the coding sequence ATGAACAAGCAGCTCAAGCGCGTCTCCGTGGTGGTCCTCGCCATGTTCGTGGCGCTGCTCGTGTCGAGCACCTACATCACCGGCATCCAGGCCGACTCCCTGCGCGCCGACCCTCGCAACTCGCGCGCGATCCTCGAGAGCTACTCCGCGCAGCGCGGTGCGATCCTCGTCGACGGAAAGCCCGTCGCCGAGTCGGTGGCATCCAACGACCAGTACAAGTTCCTGCGCAAGTACACCGACGGCGCCCTCTACGCGCCCGTCACCGGGTACTACACACTCGGCGAGGGCGCCACGGGCATCGAGAACTCGCTCAACAAGCAGCTCACCGGCAAGTCGAACGAGCAGTTCTTCGACCAGCTCAACTCGCTCATCACCGGCAAGGACCCCGAGGGCGCCACGGTCGCGACCACGATCGACGCCAAGGTGCAGCAGGTCGCGTACGACGCGCTCGGCGACAACACCGGCGCCGTGGTCGCGATCCAGCCCTCGACCGGCAAGATCCTGGCCATGGTGTCGAAGGGCTCGTACGACCCGAACCTCCTGGCGAGCCACGACCGGGCATCCGTGCTGAAGAACTACGACACGCTCCTGCACGACTCCTCCCAGCCCCTCATCAACCGGGCCATCGCCGGCGACCTCTACTTCCCGGGCTCGACGTTCAAGCTCGTCGTCGCGGCCGCCGCCTTCGAGTCGGGCAAGTACACGAAGGACTCGAAGCTGCCGAACCCCGCGCAGTTCACGCTGACGGGAACCACGACGAAGATCAACAACGCCGAGGGCGGCGCCTGCGGCGGCGGCTCGACGGTGACCATCGAGACCGCTCTGGTCGACTCGTGCAACATCCCGTTCGCCGAGCTGGGCGAGAAGCTCGGCTACGACACGATCAACGCCATGGCGAAGAAGTTCGGCTTCGACTCGGCCGTCGAGATCCCCCAGAAGTCGACCCCGAGCGTGTTCCCCGCGACGAACGGCGACGACGCCACGCTCGAGCTGCAGTCGTTCGGCCAGGGCAGCGTGCGCGAGACGCCGCTGCAGGTCGCGATGACCACCGCGACGATCGCCAACGGCGGCCAGGAGATGTCGCCCACGCTCATCGACAACATCCAGAACCCCGACCTCTCGTACCTCGAGAAGTTCAAGGCCACCTCCCTCGGCAACCCGATCAGCGAGTCGACCGCGTCGACCCTCACGCAGCTGATGACCGAGGTGGTCAACGAGGGCACCGGCACCAATGCCAGAATTAGCGGGGTCGATGTCGCAGGCAAGACCGGAACAGCCGAGAACGGCACCGGTCAGCCGTACACCCTCTGGTTCACCGGCTTCGCTCCGGCGAAGAATCCGGAGGTCGCGGTGGCGGTGGTCGTCGGGAACGGCGCAGGTCAGGGGCAGTCGCTCGTCGGCAACACGGCGGCGGCACCGATAGCAAGGCAAGTCATGGAGGCGGTGCTGAACAAATGA
- a CDS encoding protein kinase domain-containing protein: MRPYSGLTFGGRYELSSRVAIGGMGEVWQATDLVIGRTVAIKILKDEYLGDPGFLERFRAEARHAALVNHEGIANVFDYGEEEGSAYLVMELVPGEALSTILERDRVLPTDKVLDIVAQTASALQAAHAAGLVHRDIKPGNLLITPDGRVKITDFGIARIADQVPLTATGQVMGTVQYLSPEQASGHPASPSTDIYSLGIVAYEALAGRRPFTGESQVAIAMAQINETPPDLPTTIPEPVRRLVLSCIAKKPAERPASAAALAQAARALRRGDVVAATAAVPFIGAAAAADTATQAFSAQDATTRLMNAGDVGPATAAVLGLGAATSQVPAAGGAGAGAPGEVDEGDGERKKRSAWFWPVIVLAIIVVVGGIALAVTLASRNGASAPATSTSSSVKHTKSSSPKPSPTPTDTSSSHTINASDYIGKTEAQARLALQNMGYQVTTAANPKTAPTSAQVGTVYNVDPTGVVPAGETVTLYVYAAAPSAGQPGAPTTTDTTIPADNSTTATITIPSYNGCPVGYSPTLINYSISGGTDSSGKTTASVGTNVTSVQVESSKAGTLTFVYSVNCGSTVKSPTSAGVSITVTAAATSDPTDGSTPPAGN, translated from the coding sequence ATGAGGCCATATTCAGGACTCACTTTCGGAGGGCGTTACGAGCTCTCGTCGCGTGTCGCGATCGGCGGCATGGGCGAGGTCTGGCAGGCCACCGACCTCGTGATCGGCCGCACCGTCGCCATCAAGATCTTGAAGGACGAGTACCTCGGCGACCCCGGGTTCCTCGAGCGGTTCCGCGCCGAGGCGCGCCACGCCGCCCTCGTCAACCACGAGGGCATCGCCAACGTCTTCGACTACGGCGAGGAGGAGGGCAGCGCCTACCTCGTGATGGAGCTCGTGCCCGGCGAGGCGCTCTCCACCATCCTCGAGCGCGATCGCGTGCTCCCCACCGACAAGGTGCTCGACATCGTCGCGCAGACGGCGTCCGCCCTCCAGGCCGCCCACGCGGCCGGCCTCGTCCACCGCGACATCAAGCCCGGCAACCTGCTGATCACGCCCGACGGCCGCGTGAAGATCACCGACTTCGGCATCGCCCGGATCGCCGACCAGGTTCCGCTGACCGCCACCGGGCAGGTCATGGGCACCGTGCAGTACCTCTCGCCCGAGCAGGCGTCGGGGCATCCTGCGTCCCCCTCGACCGACATCTACTCGCTCGGCATCGTCGCCTACGAGGCCCTCGCCGGCCGCCGCCCCTTCACGGGCGAGTCGCAGGTCGCGATCGCCATGGCGCAGATCAACGAGACGCCGCCCGACCTGCCGACGACGATCCCCGAGCCCGTGCGCAGGCTCGTGCTCTCGTGCATCGCCAAGAAGCCCGCCGAGCGCCCCGCATCCGCCGCCGCCCTGGCGCAGGCCGCTCGCGCGCTCCGCCGCGGCGACGTGGTCGCGGCCACCGCCGCCGTGCCGTTCATCGGCGCCGCTGCGGCCGCCGACACCGCGACCCAGGCGTTCAGCGCGCAGGATGCAACGACCCGCCTCATGAACGCCGGCGACGTCGGCCCCGCCACGGCCGCAGTCCTCGGCCTGGGTGCTGCCACATCGCAGGTCCCCGCGGCCGGCGGTGCCGGAGCAGGCGCCCCGGGCGAGGTCGACGAGGGCGACGGCGAGCGGAAGAAGCGCAGCGCGTGGTTCTGGCCCGTCATCGTGCTGGCGATCATCGTCGTGGTCGGCGGCATCGCCCTGGCCGTGACGCTCGCCTCGCGCAACGGTGCCTCGGCTCCTGCGACCAGCACGTCCAGCAGCGTGAAGCACACGAAGAGCTCGTCGCCCAAGCCGAGCCCCACCCCGACCGACACGTCGTCGTCGCACACTATCAACGCCAGCGACTACATCGGCAAGACCGAGGCTCAGGCGCGGCTCGCCCTGCAGAACATGGGCTACCAGGTGACGACGGCTGCGAACCCGAAGACGGCGCCGACGTCGGCGCAGGTCGGAACGGTCTACAACGTCGACCCGACCGGCGTCGTGCCCGCGGGCGAGACCGTGACCCTGTACGTGTACGCGGCCGCCCCGAGCGCCGGTCAGCCCGGCGCCCCGACGACGACCGACACGACGATCCCGGCCGACAACTCGACGACGGCGACGATCACCATCCCGAGCTACAACGGCTGCCCGGTGGGTTATTCGCCGACGCTGATCAACTACAGCATCTCGGGCGGCACCGACAGTTCCGGCAAGACCACCGCCTCGGTCGGCACCAACGTCACCAGCGTCCAGGTGGAGTCGTCGAAGGCCGGCACCCTCACGTTCGTCTACTCGGTGAACTGCGGCAGCACGGTCAAGTCGCCCACGTCGGCGGGTGTGTCGATCACTGTGACCGCCGCGGCGACGTCCGACCCGACCGACGGCTCGACCCCGCCGGCCGGCAACTGA